In a genomic window of Melopsittacus undulatus isolate bMelUnd1 chromosome 1, bMelUnd1.mat.Z, whole genome shotgun sequence:
- the LOC101875798 gene encoding biogenesis of lysosome-related organelles complex 1 subunit 4 produces the protein MAAAAGPGESGGAELPGACPGVDSGHVSQSHSSASGLGEPEDEDTLEALLSATAAAYSAYLLADRSLFSDEIETLDKNLDDLLTRVDEFVGMLDIIRSDSSHVINESIPEIYTKATKMRHIYRKIDKLEAFVKMISNSVAGLEEQVTKAETDFGAFPSTFKKILHTISIPSFLNKSSSSRQQQTLYEPPVLFKTEDYFPCLNEAPYQ, from the exons ATGGCGGCCGCAGCGGGGCCAGGGGAGAGCGgtggggctgagctgccggGCGCCTGCCCTGGCGTGGACAGCGGGCATGTCTCCCAGAGCCACAGCAGTGCCTCCGGCCTCGGGGAGCCGGAGGACGAGGACACCTTGGAGGCGTTGCTCAGCGCCACCGCCGCTGCCTACTCCGCGTACCTGCTGGCTGACCGCAGCCTCTTCAGCGATGAG ataGAAACCTTGGACAAGAACCTAGATGATTTGCTAACCAGAGTGGATGAATTCGTGGGAATGCTGGACATT ATTCGAAGTGATTCCTCTCACGTTATCAATGAAAGTATACCTGAAATTTACACAAAAGCTACAAAAATGAGGCACATATACAGGAAGATTGACAAGCTAGAG GCTTTTGTGAAGATGATCAGCAATAGCGTAGCCGGACTGGAAGAACAGGTCACAAAGGCAGAAACAGACTTTGGAGCTTTTCCAAGCACATTCAAGAAAATCTTGCACACAATCAGCATACCATCCTTCCTTAAT AAATCATCTTCCTCACGACAACAACAGACCCTCTATGAACCTCCAGTCCTCTTCAAGACTGAAGACTATTTTCCATGTCTTAATGAAGCACCCTACCAATGA